Proteins encoded by one window of Candidatus Zixiibacteriota bacterium:
- a CDS encoding MBL fold metallo-hydrolase, with protein sequence MAELQTRLGHGGPLFVLDIRPAGERAEWAIPGSSHLDIYQALKNGDLNAAAAVAPPPNTTVVAVCGAGNTSKIAAEQLRKRGLPAVSLIGGMKAWSLAWNTAEMTSSDATLVQIRRTGKGCLSYIVASGNEAVVVDAALDPAIFLGIARTRGWAIRHVLDTHIHADHLSRSCSLAGQAGASLWLPEQRRVSFTYRPLHEGETLAFGKSTLTCLSTPGHTRESVCYVIDNRWLLTGDTLFLDTVGRPDLEADPDESLARAILLHGSLRRLFELEPELMVLPCHTSSPVPFDRTVITAILGAAREAVHLGYDAEAFARDLLRRVPLTPPNHHVIVKYNEAGVLPSGDLTDLEAGANRCAVV encoded by the coding sequence GTGGCCGAACTGCAAACCCGTCTCGGGCACGGCGGGCCGCTCTTCGTTCTCGACATTCGCCCGGCTGGTGAAAGGGCCGAGTGGGCGATTCCCGGAAGTTCCCATCTGGATATCTATCAGGCGCTCAAAAACGGTGACTTGAACGCTGCCGCTGCGGTCGCGCCTCCCCCGAATACCACGGTGGTCGCCGTCTGCGGCGCCGGAAACACGAGTAAGATAGCCGCCGAACAGCTTCGAAAGCGCGGACTTCCCGCGGTGTCGCTGATAGGGGGCATGAAGGCCTGGAGCCTGGCCTGGAACACCGCCGAGATGACTTCATCGGATGCTACGCTCGTACAGATCCGCCGCACCGGAAAGGGCTGCCTCTCTTACATTGTAGCGTCAGGGAATGAGGCGGTCGTTGTCGATGCCGCGCTCGATCCCGCGATCTTTCTGGGAATAGCGCGCACGCGCGGCTGGGCAATACGCCACGTTCTCGACACCCACATCCATGCCGACCACCTCTCCCGCTCGTGCTCACTTGCGGGACAGGCCGGGGCGAGCCTCTGGTTGCCCGAACAGCGGCGAGTTTCGTTCACCTATAGGCCGCTTCATGAAGGAGAAACGCTGGCCTTCGGAAAGAGCACCCTGACTTGCCTCAGCACGCCCGGCCACACGCGAGAGAGTGTGTGCTATGTGATCGACAACAGGTGGCTTCTCACCGGTGACACCCTGTTTCTCGACACCGTGGGACGGCCTGATCTTGAGGCCGACCCCGACGAAAGTCTGGCTCGTGCGATTCTCCTCCATGGGTCGCTCCGCCGTCTTTTCGAGCTAGAACCAGAGCTCATGGTACTGCCCTGCCACACGAGCAGTCCGGTACCGTTCGACCGCACAGTAATCACCGCAATACTCGGCGCGGCCCGCGAGGCCGTTCACCTTGGCTATGACGCGGAAGCATTTGCGCGTGATCTCCTGAGGCGGGTACCGCTTACGCCGCCCAATCACCACGTGATCGTAAAGTACAACGAGGCCGGTGTCCTGCCGAGCGGCGACCTGACCGATCTGGAGGCAGGCGCGAATCGCTGCGCGGTTGTTTGA